The window TGCAAACAGCGGAGAAACCCCAGAGAATGTATCGACAATTTGATTTGCGATCTTTCCTTCTTGAAAGCGTAAATGCTTTAAAATATCATCCTTCGTCACTTCAAACGGATTCAATTTTTGCTGTGCAGGCGGCAGAAGGTATTCGTGACCAGGAAGTACCGTTCGATAGCTGTTCACAGATGGAGAAAGATGCTTTAGGCCATCGATGATCTGCTGCGTGTCATCTTCGACAAGAATCAAATTACTATGCCTTCCCATGATTTCAATGTAGAGCTTTCGAGTCTGTTCGTCGCCAATTTCATTGCGGCTTCGTACATGAAGTACGATTACCCGGTCAAATCCAATCTGTTCAAAACGTTCAATGAATCCGCCCTCAAGATGCTTTCTGAGGAGCATACAAAACATTGGAGGTTCGCTTGGATTGTCATATTGATGCTCTGTGAGCTGAATTCTAGCGTAGCTCGGATGAGCGGATAAAAGGAGCTTATGATTTTTTCCGTTTGCCCGGATATGAAAAATCAGCTCGTGCTTATATGGCTGATGAATTTTTGAAATTCTTCCGCCAGTTAATGTCTCTTGCAATTCATTTGTCATACCATATGTAAAAATGCCGTCAAATGACATGTTGGATACACCCTCTTCTTTCACACAAATCTACTGAAAGAACCTTCCGTTTCTCGTTCTTTAGGCAGTCTTATTATTATAGCATGATTTAGGACGAGTCTGAATAAACTGGCTTATAGAACACTGCATATGAGAGAGAACAAAAGAGGAGTGGACGAGGTCAAATGAATTGGCATGAACTGAACCAAACCGATTTATTAAAAACAATGAATACATCGATAGGTGACGGACTGTCAGAAAAAGATGTGCAAAAACGGCTTGAAAAACACGGGCCAAATGAATTGCAGGAAGGGAAAAAGGCGTCGGCTCTGATCATTTTTTTAGCGCAATTTAAAGATTTTATGGTGTTAATTTTGCTTGCGGCAACGATCATTTCTGCTTTTTTAGGCGAATACATTGATGCTGTAGCAATTGTAGCGATTGTTCTGATTAATGGAGTGCTCGGCTTTTATCAAGAACGTCGCGCGGAAAAATCTCTTCAAGCGCTAAAGGAATTATCAACCCCGCATGTGTATGCAAGGAGAAATAATGAATGGGTCAAGATCCCGTCTAAACATCTCGTGCCAGGGGATATTGTGAAATTTTCGAGTGGAGACCGGATTGGGGCAGACATTAGATTACTAGAAACCAAAAGTTTAGAAATTGAAGAGTCCGCTCTCACTGGCGAGTCCATCCCTGCGGTCAAACACGCAAGTCCGCTTTCACGAGACCATGTCTCGCTTGGAGATTTGACGAACATGGCCTTTATGGGGACGCTTGTCACTAGAGGAAGCGGCGTGGGCGTTGTGATTGGTACAGGAATGAATACAGCGATGGGACAAATTGCCGGCATGCTGGATGCAGCAGGGAATATGGAAACACCGCTGCAAAGACGTCTCGAACAGCTGGGAAAAATCCTGATTGTTGCTGCTTTATTTTTAACGGTGCTCGTTGTGGTTCTTGGCGTTGTACAAGGACATGATTTGTATCATATGTTCCTGGCGGGAGTATCTCTTGCAGTTGCTGCCATTCCTGAAGGACTGCCGGCGATTGTTACCGTCGCACTTTCCTTAGGAGTGCAGCGGATGATCAAACAAAAATCGATTGTCAGAAAGCTTCCGGCGGTGGAAACACTTGGCTGCGCGTCGATCATTTGCTCAGATAAAACAGGAACTATGACGCAAAATAAAATGACTGTGACACATGTATGGGCAGAGGGCAAAACGTGGAATATTTCTGGTACGGGCTATGAGCCATCTGGTGATTTCACCTTAAACGGAGAACTTGTCCATGTAGACAAACATCCAAGTCTGCAAAAGGTGTTATTATACGGGGCGCTTTGTAATACATCGACCATCATTGAAAAAGATGGGGAGATGAGGCTTGATGGAGATCCGACAGAGGGGGCACTTCTCACCGCAGCACGTAAAGCAGGGTTTACAGAGCAATTCATCGAAGCCGGATTTCACGTTGTAGAGGAGTTTCCTTTTGATTCAGAAAGAAAGATGATGTCAGTCGTCGTCGAAACGAATCAAAAAGAGCGGTATGTCATTGCAAAAGGTGCGCCGGATGTCCTGATGAACCGTTCAAGTCATATCATGCACGGCGGCCGCACAGCTTCTTTTTCAACCACTCACAGGCAAGAAACAGAGGCTGCGATTCAAGGCTTAGCAAGACAAGCGCTGAGAACGATTGCCATTGCGTATAAAAAAGTCGGTCTGACAGAAAAAATCAACTCTGTCCAGCAGGCTGAAACCGATTTGACATTTATCGGGTTAGAGGGCATGATCGATCCACCTCGTCCTGAAGTCAGACGAGCGATTAAAGAGTGCAGGGATGCTGGCATAAAAACAGTCATGATTACAGGGGATCACGTGGAAACAGCCAAAGCGATTGCCAAAGACTTGAGCCTTTTACCAAAGCAAGGAAAGGTGCTCGACGGAAAAGCGCTGGATCAGATGAGTGACAAAGAGCTTGAGCAAACGGCTGAAAATGTATACGTCTTTGCACGGGTATCACCTGAGCATAAGCTGAGAATTGTGAAGGCCTATCAAAAAAATGGACATATTGTGGCGATGACAGGTGACGGGGTCAATGATGCGCCTGCGATTAAGCAAGCAGATATCGGCATCTCCATGGGCATCACTGGAACAGACGTAGCCAAAGAAGCATCTTCTCTTATTTTACTTGATGACAACTTTGCGACCATTAAATCCGCCATTAAAGAAGGCCGGAATATTTATGAAAACATTCGGAAGTTTGTCCGGTATTTGCTGGCATCCAATGTTGGAGAAATTTTGGTTATGCTGTTCGCGATGCTCCTAGCGCTTCCGCTTCCTCTCGTTCCTATTCAAATTTTATGGGTCAACCTTGTCACAGATGGTCTTCCAGCGATGGCACTTGGCATGGATAAGCCAGAAGGCGATGTCATGAAGCGAAAGCCGAGGAACATGAAAGAGGGCATTTTTGCTAGAGGGCTCGGCTGGAAGGTTGTATCTAGAGGATTCCTCATCGGGCTTGCGACCCTTTTAGCATTTATGTTTGTGTATCACCGCGATCCAAACAACCTGCAATATGCACAGACTGTTGCATTTAGTACGCTTGTTTTGGCGCAGCTCATTCATGTATTTGACTGCCGCAGTGAACGGTCCATCTTTGAACGCAATCCATTCGGGAATCTTTACTTGATCGGTGCGGTTTTGTCATCACTTTTACTTATGTTTGTGGTCATTTATTATCCGCCGCTTCAGCCGATTTTCAAAACGGTGGCCATTGCACCAATTGATTGGCTGCTGATCATCGGTATGTCTGCACTGCCAACTTTTTTACTGGCAGGATCACTTTTGACAAGAAAAAAATAATTCGTTATGGTATAATTTTGAGGTAATAGTGTCTGC is drawn from Bacillus pumilus and contains these coding sequences:
- a CDS encoding calcium-translocating P-type ATPase, SERCA-type gives rise to the protein MNWHELNQTDLLKTMNTSIGDGLSEKDVQKRLEKHGPNELQEGKKASALIIFLAQFKDFMVLILLAATIISAFLGEYIDAVAIVAIVLINGVLGFYQERRAEKSLQALKELSTPHVYARRNNEWVKIPSKHLVPGDIVKFSSGDRIGADIRLLETKSLEIEESALTGESIPAVKHASPLSRDHVSLGDLTNMAFMGTLVTRGSGVGVVIGTGMNTAMGQIAGMLDAAGNMETPLQRRLEQLGKILIVAALFLTVLVVVLGVVQGHDLYHMFLAGVSLAVAAIPEGLPAIVTVALSLGVQRMIKQKSIVRKLPAVETLGCASIICSDKTGTMTQNKMTVTHVWAEGKTWNISGTGYEPSGDFTLNGELVHVDKHPSLQKVLLYGALCNTSTIIEKDGEMRLDGDPTEGALLTAARKAGFTEQFIEAGFHVVEEFPFDSERKMMSVVVETNQKERYVIAKGAPDVLMNRSSHIMHGGRTASFSTTHRQETEAAIQGLARQALRTIAIAYKKVGLTEKINSVQQAETDLTFIGLEGMIDPPRPEVRRAIKECRDAGIKTVMITGDHVETAKAIAKDLSLLPKQGKVLDGKALDQMSDKELEQTAENVYVFARVSPEHKLRIVKAYQKNGHIVAMTGDGVNDAPAIKQADIGISMGITGTDVAKEASSLILLDDNFATIKSAIKEGRNIYENIRKFVRYLLASNVGEILVMLFAMLLALPLPLVPIQILWVNLVTDGLPAMALGMDKPEGDVMKRKPRNMKEGIFARGLGWKVVSRGFLIGLATLLAFMFVYHRDPNNLQYAQTVAFSTLVLAQLIHVFDCRSERSIFERNPFGNLYLIGAVLSSLLLMFVVIYYPPLQPIFKTVAIAPIDWLLIIGMSALPTFLLAGSLLTRKK